In Gimesia panareensis, the genomic window TTCTGGTAAACAAGCTTATTGTCCGTAAAGTTGTACCAGCGGAGTTTGTCGTCCGTTCCCAGCGTCCACAGACGATCCGGCGCTACGAAATGGACTTCAGAGGCAAAGCGTCCCTTCCCATCGATGGCCTCAGAAATCACTTTTCCGGTTTCCACATCCCAGATGAAGAGTTGATTGTCGTGCCCCAGGCTGGCCAGCAGTTTCCCGTCTGGCGAAAAGTCGAGTCCCCCGATTGACAAATTGTGCTTTACCCGGCGCTGCGCAGGCCCCTCCGGTAACGGCTGCAGCACAACCGTACGATCCCGCGCTCCATAAGCCAGCAGCTGACTGTCAGGCGAAAACGCCACCGTTGTCACGCCCAGCGGTTCATAGCACTCCTTGACCACCTTTCCGGACTGCAGGTCCCAGACCTGTAACAGTGATCCCTCGGCATTGATGTGACGACTCACAGCAGCGTAGCGTCCATCCGCCGACACACTCAGTTCTTCGACACGGGGAGCAGAATAAATCACGGCGTCCTGCTTCCCGCTATAGTAGCCAGGGCCGATTTTGGGTGAAGTATCAGCTTGGGCAATCACAACCGAGGGTGGAGTCGGCACCTCAATCACTTCCGGAGTTGTAGCGGATTTCGATATCGCCTGAGTAACAGGGACTGGCTGGCTGGGCTGCGCCTCCTGTGGAGAAGGTTCCTCACTGGGGCTGGCTGTCACATCAGGTTGGGGTGCAGGCGACTCTTGGTCAGTCTTTGTACTGCTGCAGCCCTGCAGGGAGATGAGCCCCAGAACCAGGGACAGGAACACGCTTTGGATGCCGATTTGATATCTCATGCTTACCTCATGCCATTAGTAAATGGAACATCATTGTGAGGGGACGGGGGAGGGGCTGTCCCCACGAGTGACCCAGATGCGATCGATCATGAAACCATTGTCATTGTTTTCACTTTCACCACGGAAAAAGATTTGCAGGGGAATACGACCCAGTGTCGGTTTGTTTTGTCGATTGGTCTGCGCACGAAATTCGGACAGCGGAATGCTCACCGTCCTCCATTCGCCGGGCTGAGTCTGCCAGAGATTCAGATCGACGTAGCAGTAAGTCAATGCAGGCCGGGGATCTTCATAGGTTCTCGCACGCAGATAGATATGAAACCAGCCGGGAGGCTGTACTTTGAATCTCAGGTGGAGCAGGGAATCTTCATGCCAGAAAAACAGACCGGATGGATCCAGTGGCGATTGAATCTTCTGGATGACCTGCAGATTCTCATGAACGGAAACGGATTTGATGCCGCCCCGGGAATCATTCGGCAGCGAATGATCCAGCTGACGCCCCTGCCAGCCCACCGGAACCCCACGTTCAAAATCAACGCTCCATTCGTCCGCAGGGCGCGGCCAGTCTACTACAGACAGGGGCTCAGATTCGGTCACCGGCAGGAACTGTCCGGTTGAGACCAGCTTCTTCGATCCGTCGGTGTTCCGCGTGACCTGCACTTTCCCTTCCAGCACCGCGACCGCGCTCTGCTCAGGGAGAGAGAGCAATTCGAATTCGGTTCCCAGCACCTGCACTTCCGCATGGGGCAGGAAAAAAGTCAGTGGATTTCGGGGACTTTGGGGTGCCACTTTCGCACTGATACTGCCCGACGTAACAAGAATTCCGCCGGTGGAGGGGGGATGGACGATAACCTCTGATTCCTGTCGGATTTGAATGCGGGTCTGATCCAGCAGTTGGACCGTCGCGGCGCCACCTCGCCCGGTCTGCAGACGATCTCCTGGTTGGAGCGGCTGAGGCTGACGGATGAGTTCATCGGGAGAGATCCACAAGGGAGCCTGTTTGTTTCGCAAGATTTCTACCCGTCCGGAAACTCGGACTAGTTTTCCGGGGGCCTCTTCAACCGGTCCCTTCCAGGTAAACCAGCCGATGCTGACTGCCAGTAACAGGACCAGTGCCAGTGAAACAGTCCACCAGCGCCTCAAGGGGCGGACTTCCTGGACGAGAGAAACCTCTCTCTCCGCGGACGAGAAATCTTCCGATTCGACATCAGATTGCCAGTGTAATTGAGTCAACAGCTGACAGAAGCGAACATACTCTGTCCGAAATTCCGCATCGGCTTTCAGGAGTTCCATCAGCCGGAGTTCCTGTTCCCCGCTCAGTGCGTCTTCTGCCATTGCGTTGAGAAGAATCGACCATTCTTCCGGCTGCGTAAACGCTTTCATGAACGCGTCTCCGCAGCCAGGGTTCGTTCGATACACTCACGCAGTTTATCCCGCACACGCCGCAATGTTGCCGAGACCGCTTTGGAGGTTTTTCCAATCTCGGCAGCCAACGCATTGACGGCTCCGTCCGGCTGATAGCGGCGGGAAATCAGGTCGCGCTGAGAGGCAGTGAGCTTTTGCAGGCAGTTCTGCAGCGCAGCATTCCGACGGTCGTACTGTTCGGATTCGGTACTGGCAGCCTCCGCGATCTTGTTCAGCAAATCGTCGTCGAATGTCAGCCCTCTGCGGGCCGACTTTGATCGATGTGACATGACCTGGAGGCGGGCAATCGTAAACGCCCAGGCAAAGTAATTGGTGCCCGGTTCGTATGTCGCCCGTTTCCGCCACAGAACCACATTTGTTTCCTGCAGAATGTCATCCGTATCAGACGGATGCCTCACGAGAGCGAAAATGAAGGCGTAAAGCCGGCGCTGTGCCTGGGCGATCAGCCGGACATGCTGCTCGGATTCATTTTCTGCCTGTGGGGGGGCGTTTTGGTTCATTTTGGTTCTCCGTCTGCAAGGAAATACAGGCATCCTGACGAATTCCACGACAATTTCACTGGAAAACGGATATTTCTCAAATAAATTACCATCACAGAGGAAAAAGCCCCATCCTGCTCACTGGCCAGCATCGACTTCCTGGATTTCAGCTCACTTTTGTCTCAGAAACTGAAAAGATTGAACTTGATCCGCTCCCTCCGAATCGTATGGTGGTCCAAATGTGGCTCGCGCGCGAGGCAATACTGCGTGCACCGGAACACGACGAATGAGTGACGAAGCTGCACCTGAATTTCCAACTATTTTCACCAGCATTTCACCGGAACAAATCAAACCGGTTCTGATTGTTCCCCCTCTGATCAGGCCAAATCGAGACAAAATCTGGCCAAATTTGGACACAATGGGGACAAAAACCGGACACAATCTGGCCACATGGGGACAAATATTTGTCTTGCTCCCCCTGTGCCATTTGACAAAATGAAATCCACCACAGAGCGAATCTGCACCTGCCGCTGGTTTCAAAGTCGGGTTAACATCATCCCCAGGAGCTAGCCACTGTGGAAATACCGGACAGAGTTCGCAACAAGCGAAAAGGAAAAGGAAATCATTCATAATTGTCTCTTTGCTCGAGTCAATTTAACGTCAGCAGCAGAGTCTGTGTGCCAGTCCGCCTGGAGGTTCAGAAACGAAACCATCCATTTTATGAAAAAGAAACTCACCGCTGTAGATGAAAATCGTTAAGCGGTATCAGAAGGGGACTCAAACAGTTGGATTCCAGTGAAGTCACCCTACGGAGACAGTGTTTTGATTGATTGAATTCAGTCTGTTGTGGGGCAGAACGGCGTATGCACGAGCAAATCTGCTGCAAAGGTAAGATCATGCATGATGAACAGCAGGCAGCAAACGAATTCATGGCAAGATTTGTATGGAAGAATGAAGATGGTCAGGTTTTTGTCGCATTCATGGTTGTTCCCGACGATAATCAGCAGCAGGCTGAAGTTCTGCAATGTACGATGACCCGCTTCAATCCGCAGGTTGACTACTGGCTGGAAGGTTAGAACTGAAAGAAGGTCGTTCGGGTATGAGTCTCATTGAAGAATTGCAATTCACACCGGGCTCTCCCGGAACAGTCGAATGGAAATCCGGCTCACATTGGGCGAAGCTGATTCTTTCCGCAGTACAGCAGGTCAAGCTTTATGATTCCCAGGATCTCGTACTGATTCTGACGGGAGAGCAAGCCTGTCCCGATACTTTATCGGCGTATGATTATACAGGACAGATGTTGTTCCGTGTTCCCCCGCCAGAGGGATTTGCTTTTTCCTACCTGACGGATCATTGTCAGGTGCCGATCGCCGTCGTGGCTGGCTCAACGGATGGTCAGATCGACGGTTGGTATGACTGGCACTTCAGTGTGAATCCCCAAACGGGAAGACTGAACAGGATCTCCCCCGCGTACTGATCTGCATTCGTCTCTTCCGTGTTACGAGAATCGATATCTGGAAAATGAATGGCCCAATGCCAGAGTATACCCTCAATGACCTGATATGGGCTGTCAGCGATCGTTACAGTATCGAAAATACCCGCGCGATCCTGAACGCGGGGCTGGATGTCAATACTGTGAATCAGAAAGGGCTCACCCCTCTCATGTTTGCTGTGATGCCAGATGACTATGGGGATCACACAACCCCGCAAGCGATCCTGCGAATGGTTCGATTATTGCTCTATCACGGGGCTGACAAAACGATTGTTGATTCGTTTGGTAAATGTGCGCAAGATTATGCCTTGCAGTTAATCGACCCGGACTGGAAAGATCCGTGGGGCAACACAGCCGCGGACTGCTGGGATGCAGAGCGCCGGAACGACATCGAAACCATAATTGATTTACTGGATTATCAACGCGATTAATGCAATGGGGGAGTTCGGGGAAGAACGATAACAGACAGGGGCGTTGATTATGCTGGATTTTTACCTGATTGCTGATGGAGACGAACCGTCGGAATTTCCGGAGAAAGCGGCACTGGGGGCTCTGTCTCTCCAAGAGTGGAAGTCACTTGCTGCGCTGTGGACGATTCTGGAAGAGCAGGGAATCAGTCTGTCCTTCTTCGAAGATTCACGTCTGGATGCCTTTGAGGTGGAACGTACTTTGAAACTGATACAGGAATCACTTCCCACTCTTGTACCAGGATTCGAGATTCCGAACTACAATCGCAGCTTACCTGTATTCACTCTGGAGCAGATGTTCCGCGACGCCCTGAATCAGGGAAAAGGAATCATGGTATTCTGCGATTAGGTGTTGTCGTACAGTCAGAGAAAGTATGCTGGTGAAACGAAAGGCCTGTGGCGGAAGAGGCGTAGGCGATTGGTTTATCGGAGAAGATCATTTTGGAGGATAGAGATCTACTTGAGGAAAAACTGTGTCAACTCATTTATGATAATTTGCTCATCTTGAAAACAATCAGAGAGGTTCAGCAAGCAAAACTTGCTAAGATTGAACAGACGATGATTAAGGTGCTGGAAGCACATCAGCCGGAACAGTTGGTAGCAAAAGAGACCGCTTCCATCCTTTATGTATATCCGTATGCGCTGGAAGCAGAAGTACCTTATTGTGATCAGCCTGATGTTCTGGTGTCACACTGCAGAACAATGGAAAAATATTTCGGAATGCTCCTGGCCAGGCAACTTCCGGAGGATCGTCAGTTTGGAAGAATCCTCTGACTTCCCTGCAGCACTGTGGGATGCTGGATGACTCTCAATTCACATGGATGGCTGTGGAAAGATTTAAGCCCGCATTTCCCAGATGACTTCCTACACTTTGGCACGTAATTTGCGCCACACCCCTACAAAACAAGGTTATTCTGCCAATTCATGCCATGCTGACAGGGGAACTTGATGGGTGACAGCCAAAACCAGGATTTACGGGTCAGTTTTGACAGCCGATTGAAGCTGAAGTTCTGCGGCAGTCAGGTCACCACCGATGCGGGACTACTGGCCTATCGGGAACTGGATGCAGCGCTCGGTCTGACGGAAATGGGCGGAGATGTGCTGAGCGATTCACGCCCGGGCCGCAACAAGCAGCACCAACTCGTGCCGCTGTTGCGTCAGTCGATCTACAGCCGACTGGCAGGCTACGAAGATGTCAATGACGCTGAGCGCTTGTGTGTGGACCCGGTGCTACGCCACGTGGTTGGCGGAAGGGCGAGTCAGCCGGATAAACAAGCGGCGTCAAGCAGCGAGGTGGGCCGTTTCGAGACGCAGATACTCAGCACGCAGCGCAATCTCACGGCACTGATGAAGCTCTCCGGACGCTGGATCAACAACCTCCACCGGCGGCGACCGCTCAAAGAACTCATCCTGGATCTGGACAGCTCGGTCAGTGAGACCTACGGCCGGCAACAGGGCGCGGCCTACAACGGCCACTTTGCATGCCTCTGTTACCATCCGCTGTTTCTGTTCAACCAGCATGGTGATCTGGAGTACGCGATGCTGCGGCGTGGCAACAAGGCCAGCGCGAAATACTGGCGGAAGGTGCTACTGCCGGTGATCGAACGGTATCGGCATTTGGACATTCCGAAGTTCTTCCGCGGCGATGCGGCGTTCGCCATTCCAGCGCTGTATCGTGTGCTGGAGAAAGCAGACTATCGTTACGCCATTCGCCTCAAAGCCAACGCCGTATTGGAGCGGGAAATCTCGCATTTGCTCACCCGTCCGGTCGGACGGCCTTCCCACAAGCCCAAGGTCTGTTATCACAGCTTCCAATATCAAGCAAAATCATGGCAGCGATCGCGTCGCGTGGTGGCCAAAGTTGAGTGGCACGCAGGCGAACTGTTCCCGCGTGTTGGATTCATCGTGACCAACTTGAACCAGCACTCGAAGAACGTCGTGAAGTTCTACAACGGTCGGGGCACCGCCGAGCAGTGGATCAAGGAAGGCAAGAACGCCGTCAGATGGACGAAGCTCTCCTGCCGGACGTTCAAAGACAACCAAGCTCGGTTGCAACTGTTCGCCTTAGCTTATAACCTCGGCAATTTCCTGCGGCGGCTGGCCTTGCCCAAGCCTATACAGAACTGGTCGCTGACGACGCTGCGGGAGAAGCTGGTCAAGGTTGGGGCCAAGGTAACCCGGCATGCCAAGTACGTATTCTTTCAACTGGCCGAAGTGGCTGTGCCACGGAGATTGTTCGCCGCAATTCTTGATCGGATTGCACGACTGGCAATTCCGCCGCCGGTCACGCATGACGTGAAGCGGAAGTATATCAAATAGCGAAAAACGGGGTTCCTCACAGAGAAAGTCTGCGCAGAAACCGTGTTGACTACTGAAAAATGATTCGCTCGGGCAGCAATTTCCGGATCTCAACAACAGAGGCACAACAAAAGTGGCGAAAAATCACTTTGTTTTAGACACGGGGGACCGCAGTGGTTACAATCAAAGAAAGTCCATGCCTGGAGTGGTTTCAGGCTGATCCATATGGGAAATCTCGGATTAATATTTTTAATCGAAGCTTTTAAACAATTTTCATATCCACCGTCTGGATGAGGCCGAAAAGTATCCCCATCGAAGTAATCACCAAATTTTGCATCGAATGTAAATCGATTACAATCAATCGAAAATACTTTAAGAGTATCTGCCAAGCGTCTTTGAACATCAGGCCGACCGCCCAGCAGATGCACGGGTCTATCAAAACTTTCAACGGTCACTTTAGTTCCGCCATATTTTGTGGGAACACTATATGCCAAAAGAAACTCACTTGGTATTAACTCGTTTAAGCGACCATTGAGTTTAGGGTCTTTTGGTACAATAGCAACGTGATCAGAATAATTAAGTAAGCACTCCGCTTCCTTTATGATCTCATCAAGATGAAAAATGCATTCAACATCCCTGGCAATGGTTAATTTGGGCTTCAGCTTGGCTGCTATTTCCACATGGCGTTTAAAATTATAGTTCTTCCAATCAATGTCTAAGAAACCAATTGAATTAAATTTAAATGTTTTTACATCGCGCATGTTTGTATAACGCGCAGCTGGGTGCCACCCATATTTTAGTGCTATACCAATCGCTTTTTTACTGTGAGCGACAAATTTGAGAATTTCCATTCTGCAAAAAATTTATCTATCTAATTTCTAACTCATCAAAAACAAGATTTAACCTGTAGCAACTCAATTAGAAGCTATTTAATTGCATGAACTTGTTGATTAAGAAATTAGAAATATATCGAGTATTTTGGGTTCGTGAATTAATTTACTTCTGGTCGCCTTTTCAGCACTGCTTCCTCAGGATTTTCTACTGCAGATAAAATATTTTCTGCAACCTTGTCCATAAGTTTATTTCCCCAAAAGGGGTCATTCACATCATAATAAATCACTCTGATATGCTTTAAATCGATTAAGAGCAGAATTAGCGGAACTGGCACATCAAGTTGATGACAAAATTTTCAAATGCCGTGCGATTGCTGGCTTTCACATGATCACGAATCATTTAGTGAGGGATTCTGATTGCAGACTTTAGACAACGAAATCAAGCTCAACCAGATACGCCAGGGCGTCATTGTCGACGCCGAGGGAGAGGCGTGGTTCGCCGGTTTGGAGGCTGCAGAGCAAAAATCCGTTCTCTATCAGTTAAATTATATCTGCATGCAGGCGGGCCCCACTCCAGCA contains:
- a CDS encoding IS1380 family transposase; translated protein: MGDSQNQDLRVSFDSRLKLKFCGSQVTTDAGLLAYRELDAALGLTEMGGDVLSDSRPGRNKQHQLVPLLRQSIYSRLAGYEDVNDAERLCVDPVLRHVVGGRASQPDKQAASSSEVGRFETQILSTQRNLTALMKLSGRWINNLHRRRPLKELILDLDSSVSETYGRQQGAAYNGHFACLCYHPLFLFNQHGDLEYAMLRRGNKASAKYWRKVLLPVIERYRHLDIPKFFRGDAAFAIPALYRVLEKADYRYAIRLKANAVLEREISHLLTRPVGRPSHKPKVCYHSFQYQAKSWQRSRRVVAKVEWHAGELFPRVGFIVTNLNQHSKNVVKFYNGRGTAEQWIKEGKNAVRWTKLSCRTFKDNQARLQLFALAYNLGNFLRRLALPKPIQNWSLTTLREKLVKVGAKVTRHAKYVFFQLAEVAVPRRLFAAILDRIARLAIPPPVTHDVKRKYIK
- a CDS encoding FecR domain-containing protein, with the translated sequence MKAFTQPEEWSILLNAMAEDALSGEQELRLMELLKADAEFRTEYVRFCQLLTQLHWQSDVESEDFSSAEREVSLVQEVRPLRRWWTVSLALVLLLAVSIGWFTWKGPVEEAPGKLVRVSGRVEILRNKQAPLWISPDELIRQPQPLQPGDRLQTGRGGAATVQLLDQTRIQIRQESEVIVHPPSTGGILVTSGSISAKVAPQSPRNPLTFFLPHAEVQVLGTEFELLSLPEQSAVAVLEGKVQVTRNTDGSKKLVSTGQFLPVTESEPLSVVDWPRPADEWSVDFERGVPVGWQGRQLDHSLPNDSRGGIKSVSVHENLQVIQKIQSPLDPSGLFFWHEDSLLHLRFKVQPPGWFHIYLRARTYEDPRPALTYCYVDLNLWQTQPGEWRTVSIPLSEFRAQTNRQNKPTLGRIPLQIFFRGESENNDNGFMIDRIWVTRGDSPSPVPSQ
- a CDS encoding DUF6610 family protein → MEILKFVAHSKKAIGIALKYGWHPAARYTNMRDVKTFKFNSIGFLDIDWKNYNFKRHVEIAAKLKPKLTIARDVECIFHLDEIIKEAECLLNYSDHVAIVPKDPKLNGRLNELIPSEFLLAYSVPTKYGGTKVTVESFDRPVHLLGGRPDVQRRLADTLKVFSIDCNRFTFDAKFGDYFDGDTFRPHPDGGYENCLKASIKNINPRFPIWISLKPLQAWTFFDCNHCGPPCLKQSDFSPLLLCLCC
- a CDS encoding sigma-70 family RNA polymerase sigma factor, which encodes MNQNAPPQAENESEQHVRLIAQAQRRLYAFIFALVRHPSDTDDILQETNVVLWRKRATYEPGTNYFAWAFTIARLQVMSHRSKSARRGLTFDDDLLNKIAEAASTESEQYDRRNAALQNCLQKLTASQRDLISRRYQPDGAVNALAAEIGKTSKAVSATLRRVRDKLRECIERTLAAETRS
- a CDS encoding ankyrin repeat domain-containing protein, translated to MPEYTLNDLIWAVSDRYSIENTRAILNAGLDVNTVNQKGLTPLMFAVMPDDYGDHTTPQAILRMVRLLLYHGADKTIVDSFGKCAQDYALQLIDPDWKDPWGNTAADCWDAERRNDIETIIDLLDYQRD